A stretch of the Streptomyces sp. WMMB303 genome encodes the following:
- the der gene encoding ribosome biogenesis GTPase Der, with protein sequence MNDQMHPADDGAEPGHGELGDAEFAEFMELAAEEGFDQDEVEGALGEAGHGPLPVLAVVGRPNVGKSTLVNRIIGRREAVVEDRPGVTRDRVTYEAEWAGRRFKVVDTGGWEQDVLGIDASVAAQAEFAVEAADAVVFVVDAAVGATDTDEAVVKLLRRAGKPVVLCANKVDGPSGEADAAYLWSLGLGEPHPVSALHGRGTGDMLDEVLKALPEAPRQTFGGVPLGGPRRVALIGRPNVGKSSMLNKVAGEERVVVNEEAGTTRDPVDELIELGGRTWKFVDTAGIRRRVHMAEGADYYASLRTAAALEKAEVAVVLIDVSESISVQDLRIITMAVDSGRAVVLAYNKWDTLDEERRYYLEREIERDLVQVRWAPRVNVSARTGRHVEKLVPAIETALESWETRVPTGKLNAFLGEIVAAHPHPVRGGKQPRILFGTQAGTRPPRFVLFASGFLEAGYRRFVERRLREEFGFEGTPVQISVRVREKRGRKK encoded by the coding sequence ATGAACGACCAGATGCACCCCGCCGACGACGGCGCCGAGCCCGGCCACGGTGAGCTGGGTGACGCCGAGTTCGCCGAGTTCATGGAACTCGCCGCCGAGGAAGGCTTCGACCAGGACGAGGTCGAGGGCGCGCTCGGCGAGGCGGGGCACGGGCCGCTGCCCGTCCTCGCCGTCGTCGGGCGGCCCAACGTGGGCAAGTCGACCCTGGTGAACCGGATCATCGGCCGTCGCGAGGCCGTGGTCGAGGACCGTCCGGGGGTCACCAGGGACCGGGTCACCTACGAGGCGGAGTGGGCGGGCCGCCGCTTCAAGGTCGTCGACACCGGAGGCTGGGAGCAGGACGTCCTCGGTATCGACGCCTCCGTCGCGGCGCAGGCCGAGTTCGCCGTCGAGGCCGCCGACGCGGTGGTGTTCGTGGTGGACGCCGCCGTCGGCGCCACCGACACCGACGAGGCGGTCGTCAAGCTGCTGCGCCGCGCGGGCAAGCCCGTGGTGCTGTGCGCCAACAAGGTCGACGGCCCGTCGGGAGAGGCCGACGCGGCCTATCTGTGGTCGCTCGGCCTGGGCGAGCCGCACCCCGTCTCGGCGCTGCACGGGCGCGGTACCGGCGACATGCTGGACGAGGTGCTCAAGGCGCTGCCCGAGGCGCCCCGGCAGACCTTCGGCGGCGTCCCGCTGGGCGGCCCGCGCCGGGTCGCGCTCATCGGCCGCCCCAACGTCGGCAAGTCCTCGATGCTGAACAAGGTGGCGGGCGAGGAGCGGGTCGTCGTCAACGAAGAGGCCGGCACCACCCGGGACCCGGTGGACGAGCTGATCGAACTCGGCGGCCGGACCTGGAAGTTCGTGGACACGGCGGGGATCCGGCGGCGGGTCCACATGGCAGAGGGCGCCGACTACTACGCCTCGCTGCGTACCGCCGCGGCGCTGGAGAAGGCCGAGGTCGCGGTCGTACTGATCGACGTCAGTGAGTCGATCAGCGTGCAGGACCTGCGCATCATCACCATGGCGGTGGACTCCGGCCGGGCGGTGGTGCTGGCCTACAACAAGTGGGACACCCTGGACGAGGAGCGCCGCTACTACCTGGAGCGGGAGATCGAGCGGGACCTCGTCCAGGTGCGCTGGGCGCCCCGCGTCAACGTCTCGGCACGCACCGGGCGGCATGTGGAGAAGCTGGTGCCGGCGATCGAGACGGCACTGGAGAGCTGGGAGACACGGGTGCCGACGGGCAAGCTCAACGCTTTCCTCGGCGAGATCGTCGCCGCGCACCCGCACCCGGTACGTGGCGGGAAGCAGCCGCGCATCCTCTTCGGCACCCAGGCAGGCACCCGCCCGCCGCGCTTCGTGCTGTTCGCCTCGGGCTTCCTGGAGGCCGGCTACCGGCGCTTCGTGGAGCGTCGGCTGCGCGAGGAGTTCGGTTTCGAGGGGACGCCGGTACAGATCTCGGTCCGGGTGCGCGAGAAGCGCGGCCGCAAGAAGTAG
- a CDS encoding lysophospholipid acyltransferase family protein, whose product MYTLWRPRVLGAWRVPATGPVILAVNHAHNIDGPMLMGTAPRPVHFLIKKEAFVGPLDPFLHGIGQLEVDRSGADRTAVTGALAVLKQGGALGIFPEGTRGEGDFAALRGGLAYFALRSGAPVVPVAVLGSSDRPGRLIRALPPLRSRVDVVFGDPCTVGDGSGRRTRKALDEATVRLQERLAGHLTEARRLTGRAAP is encoded by the coding sequence ATGTACACCCTGTGGCGGCCCCGGGTGCTGGGCGCCTGGCGGGTACCCGCCACCGGTCCGGTGATCCTCGCGGTCAACCATGCGCACAACATCGACGGGCCCATGCTGATGGGGACCGCACCGCGGCCGGTGCACTTCCTGATCAAGAAAGAGGCGTTCGTCGGTCCGCTCGACCCGTTCCTGCACGGCATCGGCCAGCTCGAGGTCGACCGCAGCGGCGCCGACCGCACGGCGGTGACCGGCGCGCTGGCGGTACTGAAGCAGGGCGGGGCGCTGGGGATCTTTCCGGAGGGCACCCGCGGCGAGGGCGACTTCGCCGCGCTGCGCGGCGGGCTCGCGTACTTCGCGCTGCGCTCCGGCGCACCCGTCGTCCCGGTCGCGGTGCTCGGCAGCTCGGATCGCCCTGGCCGGCTGATACGGGCGCTGCCGCCGCTGCGCAGCCGGGTCGACGTGGTCTTCGGCGACCCGTGCACCGTGGGCGACGGCTCCGGCCGCCGGACCAGGAAGGCACTGGACGAGGCCACCGTACGGCTCCAGGAACGGCTCGCCGGGCATCTGACCGAGGCCAGGCGGCTCACCGGCCGCGCCGCCCCCTGA
- the cmk gene encoding (d)CMP kinase, protein MSATPAVIVAIDGPSGTGKSSTSKAVAARLGLSYLDTGAQYRAITWWMLNNGVDTADPDAVAAAAGKPSILSGTDPLSPAISADGADASGPIRTQEVTAAVSAVSAVPEVRERITGLQRTIAAEARGGIVVEGRDIGTTVLPDADLKVFLTASPEARAARRNGELKTADGTSVSDLAATRQALTARDRADSSRKTSPLKKADDAVEVDTTELTLEQVVECVVTLVEKAAAGKEGPAQDREKAAR, encoded by the coding sequence GTGTCTGCAACCCCGGCAGTGATTGTCGCCATCGACGGCCCCTCCGGTACGGGCAAGTCGAGCACGTCCAAGGCCGTCGCGGCCCGGCTGGGGCTGAGCTACCTCGACACCGGGGCCCAGTACCGGGCGATCACCTGGTGGATGCTGAACAACGGTGTCGACACCGCCGACCCCGACGCCGTCGCGGCCGCCGCGGGCAAGCCCAGCATCCTCTCGGGCACCGATCCGCTCTCCCCGGCGATCTCGGCCGACGGCGCGGACGCCTCCGGCCCGATCCGCACCCAGGAGGTCACCGCCGCGGTCAGCGCGGTCAGTGCGGTGCCCGAGGTACGGGAGCGGATCACCGGGCTCCAGCGGACGATCGCGGCGGAGGCGCGCGGCGGCATCGTCGTCGAGGGCCGGGACATCGGCACCACGGTGCTGCCCGACGCGGACCTGAAGGTCTTCCTCACGGCCTCGCCCGAGGCGCGGGCCGCCCGGCGGAACGGCGAGCTCAAGACCGCCGACGGCACCTCCGTCAGCGATCTGGCCGCCACCCGGCAGGCGCTGACCGCGCGCGACCGGGCGGACTCCAGCCGCAAGACCTCGCCGCTGAAGAAGGCGGACGACGCCGTCGAGGTGGACACCACCGAGCTGACCCTGGAGCAGGTCGTCGAGTGCGTCGTCACCCTCGTGGAGAAGGCGGCGGCGGGCAAGGAGGGTCCCGCGCAGGACCGGGAGAAGGCCGCCAGGTGA
- a CDS encoding prephenate dehydrogenase produces the protein MRTALVLGTGLIGTSAALALSAREVRVHLSDRDPERVRTAVALGAGTGEEPASGSPVDLAIVAVPPAHLAATVAEVQRAGLARGVIDVGSVKGGPRRELLERGGDLRTYLGSHPMSGREQSGPLAASADLFEGRPWVLTPTQGTDTEVLNLALELIALCGAVPVVMDADAHDRAVALVSHTPQLLSTLVAARLEEAAETDVRLCGQGIRDVTRIAGSDPGMWVDILSANPGPVADILAAVATDLDAAVRALRELESADEAKRSSGTAGVAELLRRGNAGRARVPGKHGQAPAVYETVTVLISDRPGQLARIFADAGSVGVNIEDVRIEHATGQQAGRMQLMVEPGAVPVLEQALRERGWSLRQ, from the coding sequence ATGCGCACCGCCCTCGTGCTCGGTACGGGACTCATCGGCACCTCGGCCGCGCTGGCCCTCTCCGCGCGGGAAGTCCGGGTGCACCTCAGCGACCGCGACCCGGAGCGGGTCCGCACGGCCGTCGCGCTGGGTGCCGGAACCGGGGAGGAACCGGCCTCCGGCTCACCCGTCGACCTGGCGATCGTGGCCGTGCCGCCGGCGCACCTGGCCGCGACCGTGGCCGAGGTGCAGCGCGCCGGGCTGGCGCGCGGCGTCATCGACGTGGGCAGCGTCAAAGGCGGTCCGCGCCGGGAGCTGCTGGAGCGGGGCGGCGACCTGAGGACCTACCTGGGCAGCCACCCGATGTCCGGCCGCGAGCAGTCCGGCCCGCTGGCCGCCTCGGCCGACCTGTTCGAGGGGCGCCCCTGGGTGCTCACCCCCACCCAGGGCACCGACACGGAGGTGCTCAACCTCGCGCTGGAGCTGATCGCGCTGTGCGGGGCGGTGCCGGTGGTGATGGACGCGGACGCGCACGACCGGGCTGTCGCGCTGGTCTCGCACACCCCGCAGCTCCTCTCGACCCTGGTGGCGGCGCGGCTCGAGGAGGCCGCCGAGACCGATGTGCGCCTGTGCGGCCAGGGCATCCGGGACGTGACCCGGATCGCCGGATCCGACCCGGGGATGTGGGTGGACATCCTCTCCGCCAACCCGGGCCCGGTGGCCGACATCCTCGCCGCGGTCGCCACCGACCTGGACGCCGCCGTACGGGCGCTGCGCGAACTGGAGTCGGCCGACGAGGCGAAGCGCTCCAGCGGAACCGCGGGCGTCGCGGAACTGCTGCGCCGCGGCAACGCGGGGCGGGCCCGGGTCCCGGGCAAGCACGGCCAGGCGCCGGCCGTCTACGAGACGGTGACAGTGCTGATCAGCGACCGCCCGGGGCAGCTCGCCAGGATCTTCGCCGACGCGGGGTCGGTGGGCGTGAACATCGAGGACGTCCGCATCGAGCATGCCACCGGGCAGCAGGCCGGCCGGATGCAGCTCATGGTGGAGCCGGGCGCGGTGCCGGTGCTGGAGCAGGCGCTGCGCGAACGCGGCTGGTCGCTGCGGCAGTGA
- the aroH gene encoding chorismate mutase: MAVRAVRGAVQLDRDEAGHMSERVEELLTEVLERNSLATEDLISIWFTATPDLHSDFPAAAARRLGLADVPLICAQELEVAGAMPRVVRILAHTETELPRSGVQHVYLGAAAALRKDIAQ; encoded by the coding sequence GTGGCGGTGCGTGCGGTGCGGGGGGCCGTCCAGCTCGACCGGGACGAGGCCGGGCACATGAGTGAGCGGGTCGAGGAACTGCTGACCGAGGTGCTGGAGCGCAACAGCCTCGCCACCGAGGACCTGATCAGCATCTGGTTCACCGCCACCCCGGATCTGCACAGCGACTTCCCCGCCGCCGCGGCCCGCAGGCTGGGCCTCGCGGACGTGCCGCTGATCTGCGCGCAGGAGCTCGAGGTCGCGGGTGCGATGCCCCGGGTGGTCCGTATCCTGGCTCACACGGAGACGGAGCTGCCCAGGTCCGGCGTCCAGCATGTCTATCTGGGCGCCGCGGCCGCCCTCCGCAAGGACATCGCCCAGTAA
- a CDS encoding DUF952 domain-containing protein has translation MLFHVVPLDDWLLAPDRPYAPRALAEDGFISCTPDEKQALAVADARFREAVGPLMALMIDERRLDARVCWDPAPRIHGRVNRSAVAGMLEVRRDDEGRAVDLALWS, from the coding sequence ATGCTCTTCCACGTGGTCCCGCTCGACGACTGGTTGCTCGCCCCGGACCGTCCGTACGCGCCGCGCGCGCTGGCCGAGGACGGGTTCATCTCCTGCACGCCCGACGAGAAGCAGGCGCTGGCCGTCGCCGACGCGCGCTTCCGCGAGGCGGTGGGGCCACTGATGGCCCTCATGATCGACGAACGGCGGCTGGACGCCCGCGTCTGCTGGGACCCCGCCCCGCGGATCCACGGCCGGGTGAACCGGTCGGCCGTGGCGGGCATGCTGGAGGTCCGGCGCGACGACGAGGGCCGGGCCGTCGATCTGGCGCTGTGGTCCTGA
- a CDS encoding pseudouridine synthase encodes MRSSGRNTGGNRGGKQGGAGRSGQEGRGQGARRGQGAPGGRQGQGGQRGRQQSADSRPPRPEERRYPQGGAGAGSGSAGSGGGKAGGGRPGAPKAKPGTPKGQGGAAKGQGGKTGGKANVRKDVTKSGAPKARARRASAPARPREYEAQIEERNRARHSKPPVKLPKTFGEVEGERLQKVLARAGMGSRRACEGLVEQARVEVNGEIVREQGLRVDPEKDEIKVDGLTIATQSYLFFALNKPAGVVASMEDPDGRQCLGDYVQNRETRLFHVGRLDTETEGIILLTNHGELAHRLTHPRYGVTKTYLAAIQGPLPRDLGKQLKSGIRLDDGYARADHFRVVENTGKNYLVEVALHEGRKHIVRRMLAEAGFPVERLVRTRFGPIALGDQKSGWLRRLTNTEVGMLMGEVGL; translated from the coding sequence ATGCGAAGCAGCGGCAGGAACACCGGCGGAAACCGAGGCGGCAAGCAGGGCGGCGCTGGCCGCTCCGGCCAGGAGGGCCGCGGCCAGGGCGCCCGGCGCGGGCAGGGCGCCCCCGGCGGCCGGCAGGGCCAGGGCGGGCAGCGAGGGCGGCAGCAGTCCGCGGACTCCCGCCCGCCGCGCCCCGAGGAGCGCCGCTACCCCCAGGGCGGCGCCGGCGCCGGGTCCGGCAGCGCCGGGTCCGGCGGCGGCAAGGCCGGCGGCGGCCGGCCCGGCGCCCCGAAGGCCAAGCCCGGCACCCCGAAGGGCCAGGGCGGCGCCGCCAAGGGCCAGGGCGGCAAGACCGGCGGCAAGGCCAACGTGCGCAAGGACGTGACCAAGAGCGGCGCCCCCAAGGCGCGCGCCCGCAGGGCCTCGGCGCCCGCGCGTCCCCGCGAGTACGAGGCACAGATCGAGGAGCGCAACCGCGCCCGGCACAGCAAGCCCCCGGTCAAGCTGCCCAAGACGTTCGGCGAGGTGGAGGGCGAGCGCCTGCAGAAGGTGCTGGCCCGTGCGGGCATGGGCTCGCGCCGCGCCTGCGAGGGGCTGGTCGAGCAGGCCAGGGTCGAGGTCAACGGCGAGATCGTGCGGGAACAGGGGCTGCGCGTCGACCCGGAGAAGGACGAGATCAAGGTCGACGGGCTGACCATCGCGACCCAGTCGTACCTCTTCTTCGCGCTGAACAAGCCCGCCGGAGTCGTCGCCTCCATGGAGGACCCCGACGGCCGCCAGTGCCTGGGCGACTACGTCCAGAACCGGGAGACCCGGCTCTTCCACGTGGGCCGTCTCGACACCGAGACCGAGGGGATCATCCTGCTCACCAACCACGGTGAGCTGGCCCATCGGCTCACCCATCCACGTTACGGCGTGACCAAGACCTATCTGGCCGCCATCCAGGGCCCGCTGCCCCGGGACCTGGGCAAGCAGCTGAAGTCCGGGATCCGGCTCGACGACGGGTACGCGCGCGCCGACCACTTCCGGGTCGTGGAGAACACCGGGAAGAACTATCTGGTCGAGGTCGCGCTGCACGAGGGGCGCAAGCACATCGTGCGCCGCATGCTGGCCGAGGCCGGGTTCCCGGTGGAGCGGCTGGTGCGCACCCGCTTCGGCCCCATCGCGCTCGGCGACCAGAAGTCCGGCTGGCTCCGCCGCCTCACCAACACCGAGGTCGGCATGCTGATGGGCGAGGTCGGCCTGTAG
- the scpB gene encoding SMC-Scp complex subunit ScpB, which yields MTEAVGDRAGTGGAPRAVEAEAPEGADEGPAEAHTETYEVQEADEERGTAAEPAGSNGVAELELKPALEAVLMVVDEPATPEHLAKVLERRPREVSDALRELADAYTVEGRGFELRLVAGGWRFYTRSDYADAVERFVLDGQQARLTQAALETLAVVAYRQPVSRSRVSAVRGVNCDGVMRTLLQRGLLEEAGTEPETGAILYRTTHYFLERMGLRGLDELPELAPFLPEAEAVEGETQEGMPSFDVDDPSPDSQTEH from the coding sequence ATGACTGAGGCGGTCGGTGACCGGGCCGGAACCGGCGGGGCGCCCCGAGCGGTGGAGGCCGAGGCCCCGGAGGGGGCTGACGAAGGCCCGGCGGAGGCGCACACGGAGACCTACGAGGTGCAGGAGGCCGACGAGGAGCGCGGCACGGCGGCGGAGCCCGCCGGGAGCAACGGCGTCGCGGAGCTGGAGCTGAAGCCCGCGCTGGAGGCGGTGCTGATGGTCGTCGACGAGCCCGCCACCCCCGAGCACCTGGCCAAGGTCCTGGAGCGGCGCCCGCGCGAGGTGTCGGACGCGCTGCGCGAGCTGGCCGACGCGTACACCGTCGAGGGCCGAGGCTTCGAGCTGCGGTTGGTCGCGGGCGGTTGGCGGTTCTACACCCGTAGCGACTACGCGGACGCGGTGGAGCGCTTCGTGCTGGACGGGCAGCAGGCCCGGCTGACCCAGGCGGCGCTGGAGACCCTCGCCGTCGTCGCCTACCGGCAGCCGGTCAGCCGCTCCCGGGTCTCCGCCGTCCGCGGTGTGAACTGCGACGGCGTGATGCGCACCCTGCTCCAGCGCGGTCTGCTGGAGGAGGCGGGCACGGAACCCGAGACAGGTGCGATCCTTTACAGGACGACGCATTACTTCCTGGAGCGGATGGGCCTGCGCGGCCTGGACGAGCTTCCGGAGCTGGCGCCCTTCCTCCCGGAAGCGGAGGCCGTCGAGGGGGAGACCCAGGAAGGTATGCCGTCGTTCGACGTAGACGATCCTTCCCCCGACTCCCAGACGGAACATTGA
- a CDS encoding segregation/condensation protein A, translating into MPTPDDAPRSRGSRRPLGRGPGTAYEAEPAAVGSPDGAVTAAPAAPSAPPAPVPAERSAPAPAPATAEPPTGPEEAAGPAAGEEHPAASAAQADAAEAEQEADDGRFRVVLDNFEGPFDLLLQLISKHKLDVTEVALSRVTDEFMAHIRAMGPEWDLDQTTEFLVVAATLLDLKAARLLPQAEVEDEADLALLEARDLLFARLLQYRAYKEIANIFAARLDEEARRHPRTVGLEPHHAELLPEVALSVGPEGFAKLAVKAMRPKPKPQVYVEHIHAPLVSVREQAEVVVARLRERGEASFQELTRDAPDTLTVVARFLALLELYRERAVALDQDEALGALLVRWSGTTDAGDGTPLVTDEFDQEPGEHKDD; encoded by the coding sequence ATGCCCACTCCTGACGACGCACCCCGCAGCCGGGGCTCCCGCCGACCGCTGGGGCGGGGGCCCGGGACGGCGTACGAGGCGGAGCCCGCCGCCGTCGGGAGTCCCGATGGGGCCGTGACGGCCGCCCCCGCGGCGCCGAGCGCCCCGCCCGCGCCGGTACCGGCGGAACGTTCCGCACCCGCACCCGCACCCGCAACCGCAGAACCGCCCACCGGGCCGGAAGAGGCCGCCGGACCGGCCGCCGGGGAAGAGCACCCGGCAGCCTCCGCCGCGCAGGCCGATGCCGCCGAGGCCGAGCAGGAGGCCGACGACGGGCGGTTCAGGGTCGTCCTCGACAACTTCGAAGGCCCCTTCGACCTGTTGCTCCAGCTCATCTCCAAACACAAGCTGGACGTCACCGAAGTCGCCCTCTCCAGAGTCACCGACGAGTTCATGGCCCACATCCGCGCCATGGGCCCGGAGTGGGACCTCGACCAGACCACCGAGTTCCTCGTCGTCGCCGCCACGCTGCTCGATCTGAAGGCCGCCCGGCTGCTCCCGCAGGCCGAGGTGGAGGACGAGGCCGACCTGGCGCTGCTGGAGGCCCGGGACCTGCTCTTCGCGCGGCTGCTCCAGTACCGCGCCTACAAGGAGATCGCGAACATCTTCGCGGCCCGGCTGGACGAGGAGGCCCGGCGCCACCCGCGCACCGTGGGACTGGAACCGCACCACGCCGAGCTGCTGCCCGAGGTGGCCCTCAGCGTCGGCCCGGAGGGCTTCGCCAAGCTGGCCGTCAAGGCCATGCGGCCCAAGCCCAAGCCGCAGGTGTATGTCGAGCACATCCACGCCCCGCTGGTCAGCGTCCGGGAGCAGGCCGAGGTGGTCGTGGCGCGGCTGCGGGAGCGGGGCGAGGCCAGCTTCCAGGAGCTCACCCGGGACGCTCCCGACACCCTCACGGTCGTCGCCCGCTTCCTCGCGCTGCTGGAGCTGTACCGGGAGCGGGCCGTCGCACTGGACCAGGACGAGGCGCTGGGCGCGCTCCTCGTCAGATGGAGCGGCACCACGGACGCCGGGGACGGGACCCCGCTGGTGACCGACGAGTTCGACCAGGAACCAGGGGAGCACAAGGATGACTGA
- a CDS encoding ParA family protein: MNESTFSPGGGQPGAPVRGQGSSGPTGPEGVGSVAVRTFAAHQNLTPTMTANQSTDGHHVNATAGDAANGPSAERFADYSDPHYDPNQGELPEGHFYDPDAEYEPDPEYAATLAPDAARQRRERIGPTGRPLPYFPIPGPVNEHGPAKIIAMCNQKGGVGKTTSTINLGAALAEYGRRVLLVDFDPQGALSVGLGVNPMELDLTVYNLLMERGLAPDEVLLKTAVAGMDLLPSNIDLSAAEVQLVSEVARESTLQRALGPLLNDYDFIVIDCQPSLGLLTVNALTAAHKVIVPLECEFFALRGVALLTETIEKVQERLNPELELDGILATMYDSRTVHSREVLARVVEAFDDNVYHTVIGRTVRFPETTVAGEPITTYASNSVGAAAYRQLAREVLARCHAE; this comes from the coding sequence GTGAACGAGTCGACATTTTCTCCCGGGGGTGGTCAACCAGGAGCGCCTGTACGAGGCCAGGGGTCCTCAGGTCCCACAGGACCCGAGGGTGTCGGCTCCGTTGCTGTCCGCACCTTCGCAGCCCACCAGAACCTGACGCCCACCATGACAGCCAACCAGAGCACGGACGGCCACCACGTGAACGCCACGGCCGGCGACGCTGCGAACGGTCCGTCCGCCGAGCGTTTCGCCGACTACAGTGACCCGCACTACGACCCCAACCAGGGCGAGCTGCCCGAGGGTCACTTCTACGACCCGGACGCGGAGTACGAACCCGACCCCGAGTACGCGGCCACCCTCGCGCCCGATGCCGCCCGGCAGCGCCGGGAGCGCATCGGCCCGACCGGACGCCCGCTGCCGTACTTCCCGATCCCCGGCCCGGTGAACGAGCACGGCCCCGCCAAGATCATCGCCATGTGCAACCAGAAGGGCGGCGTCGGCAAGACGACGTCGACCATCAACCTGGGGGCGGCACTCGCGGAGTACGGACGACGCGTGCTGCTGGTCGACTTCGACCCGCAGGGTGCTCTCTCGGTCGGTCTCGGCGTCAATCCGATGGAACTGGACCTGACGGTCTACAACCTCCTGATGGAGCGTGGCCTGGCCCCCGACGAGGTGCTGCTGAAGACCGCGGTGGCCGGGATGGATCTGCTGCCCAGCAACATCGACCTGTCGGCGGCCGAGGTGCAGCTCGTCAGCGAGGTCGCCCGCGAGTCGACGCTGCAGCGCGCGCTGGGCCCGCTGCTCAACGACTACGACTTCATCGTCATCGACTGCCAGCCCTCGCTCGGCCTGCTCACGGTCAACGCGCTCACCGCGGCGCACAAGGTGATCGTCCCGCTGGAGTGCGAATTCTTCGCACTGCGCGGTGTCGCGCTGCTGACCGAGACGATCGAGAAGGTCCAGGAACGGCTCAACCCGGAGCTGGAGCTGGACGGCATCCTGGCGACGATGTACGACTCGCGGACCGTGCACAGCCGCGAGGTGCTCGCCCGGGTGGTCGAGGCGTTCGACGACAACGTCTACCACACCGTCATCGGGCGCACCGTCCGCTTCCCGGAGACCACCGTCGCGGGTGAGCCGATCACGACGTACGCCTCCAACTCCGTCGGCGCCGCCGCCTATCGCCAGCTCGCCAGGGAGGTGCTCGCCCGGTGCCACGCCGAGTGA
- the ald gene encoding alanine dehydrogenase — MKVGIPREVKNNEFRVAITPAGVNELVRNGHDVYVEKDAGAGSSIPDAEYTGAGATVLGTADEVWATADLLLKVKEPVAEEYHRLRKDQTLFTYLHLAASRECTDALLESGTTAIAYETVEPANRTLPLLAPMSEVAGRIAPQVGAYHLMASAGGRGVLPGGVPGVNPGRAVVIGGGVSGWNATQIAVGLGFHVTLLDKDVNKLREADKIFGNRVRTITSNAFELERAVLEADLVVGAVLIPGAKAPKLISNELVSRMKPGSVLVDIAIDQGGCFEDSRPTTHAEPTFRVHDSVFYCVANMPGAVPNTSTHALTNATLPYIVELANRGWREALRRDPALARGLNAHDGEVTYGPVGEAHDLPVRDIATLLG, encoded by the coding sequence GTGAAGGTCGGTATCCCCCGCGAGGTCAAGAACAACGAGTTCCGTGTCGCCATCACCCCGGCCGGGGTCAACGAACTGGTGCGGAACGGTCATGATGTGTACGTGGAGAAGGACGCCGGAGCCGGCTCCTCCATCCCGGACGCCGAGTACACGGGCGCCGGTGCCACCGTCCTGGGCACGGCGGACGAGGTGTGGGCCACCGCCGACCTGCTGCTGAAGGTCAAGGAGCCGGTGGCCGAGGAGTACCACCGGCTCCGCAAGGACCAGACCCTCTTCACCTACCTGCACCTGGCCGCCTCGCGCGAGTGCACCGACGCGCTGCTGGAGTCGGGCACCACGGCCATCGCCTACGAGACCGTCGAGCCGGCCAACCGCACCCTTCCGCTGCTCGCCCCGATGTCCGAGGTCGCGGGCCGGATCGCCCCGCAGGTCGGCGCCTACCACCTGATGGCCTCCGCGGGTGGCCGCGGTGTGCTGCCCGGCGGGGTGCCCGGGGTGAACCCGGGCCGCGCCGTCGTGATCGGCGGTGGGGTCTCCGGCTGGAACGCCACTCAGATCGCGGTCGGCCTCGGCTTCCACGTCACTCTGCTGGACAAGGACGTCAACAAGCTCCGTGAAGCCGACAAGATCTTCGGCAACCGGGTGCGCACCATCACCTCCAACGCCTTCGAGCTGGAGCGTGCGGTGCTCGAGGCGGACCTGGTGGTCGGCGCCGTGCTGATCCCGGGCGCCAAGGCCCCGAAGCTGATCAGCAACGAGCTGGTCTCCCGGATGAAGCCGGGAAGTGTCCTTGTCGACATCGCGATCGACCAGGGCGGCTGCTTCGAGGACTCGCGGCCGACCACGCACGCGGAGCCGACCTTCCGCGTCCACGACTCGGTCTTCTACTGCGTCGCCAACATGCCCGGCGCCGTGCCGAACACCTCCACGCACGCGCTGACCAACGCGACGCTCCCGTACATCGTGGAGCTGGCCAACCGCGGCTGGCGGGAGGCGCTGCGCCGCGACCCGGCGCTGGCCAGGGGCCTCAACGCGCACGACGGCGAGGTCACTTACGGACCCGTGGGCGAGGCGCACGACCTGCCGGTGCGGGACATCGCGACGCTGCTGGGCTGA